The following proteins are encoded in a genomic region of Astatotilapia calliptera chromosome 22, fAstCal1.2, whole genome shotgun sequence:
- the LOC113014234 gene encoding uncharacterized protein LOC113014234, whose product MNVIPLDERAEPRCSHLSVPLFRFGDIERCLRNYLDDLSLRQWTALATDDVSSDVVDLLTEMCRALIGHISTVVYKVIRRQVSCCPHRHDRGDKESSADRMKVEPLLDGCSDCRVTEDDIQASLRNIFHYCFGWVLGFGQRRSCDSDKLLTLFSVSIAKNVNSALSRITGSTSLQSDRSTSPTNFVGMVHSVANILKDFTKTLAPPFVDGESRSYSIVDSPNSEEDDDFKPESAETFKSTQTPACVGEGDVGSEGNSDAFQITDVQNLDRESSESEEKCSDAPQCSSGALPAPAETDTFLILCLANLVAHVSEKTQTTAVKLNFQQIVTDIREKIGGDLTPLKTVKNLYIIMYKDLCRIFGSKYVLQFVMEKGDATFVAAVVELLKAELKASSGSGHALRRLESNKSVSPASENKTQQSASEDNAQNGSTGSQKDRPRNCVVRALASFCSSLRRLFRNRVTE is encoded by the exons ATGAACGTG ATCCCATTAGATGAACGTGCTGAACCGAGGTGCAGTCATCTCAGCGTGCCTCTGTTTAGATTTGGAGACATTGAACGATGCCTCAGAAACTATTTAGACGATTTATCGCTCAG acagtGGACGGCATTAGCCACCGATGACGTCTCCTCGGATGTCGTCGATCTGCTGACCGAGATGTGCCGAGCACTCATAGGGCACATTAGCACCGTAGTGTATAAAGTCATACGCCGACAGGTTTCATGCTGCCCACATCGCCATGATCGTGGAGACAAAGAAAGCTCCGCTGACCG GATGAAGGTTGAACCTCTGCTTGATGGGTGCAGTGACTGCAGGGTGACAGAGGATGATATTCAGGCCAGCCTCAGAAACATCTTTCATTACTGCTTCGGTTGGGTCTTGGGTTTTGGGCAACGGCGGTCTTGTGACTCAGACAAACTACTGACTTTATTTTCAGTGTCGATTGCAAAGAACGTAAACTCAGCCCTGAGTCGTATCACAGGGTCCACGTCCTTGCAATCAGATAGATCCACATCCCCAACAAACTTTGTTGGGATGGTTCACAGTGTAGCGAACATTTTAAAGGACTTTACAAAGACCTTAGCTCCCCCTTTTGTAGATGGTGAGAGTCGCAGCTACAGCATTGTTGACTCGCCAAACTCTGAGGAAGATGACGACTTTAAACCAGAGTCTGCAGAGACTTTTAAAAGCACACAGACTCCAGCTTGTGTAGGTGAGGGAGATGTGGGTAGCGAGGGCAACAGTGATGCATTTCAAATCACTGATGTCCAAAATCTTGACCGTGAGAGTTCAGAGAGTGAAGAAAAATGTAGCGACGCCCCGCAGTGCTCGTCTGGGGCGCTTCCTGCGCCCGCAGAGACCGATACCTTTCTCATATTGTGTCTTGCAAATTTAGTCGCTCACGTTtctgagaaaacacaaacaactgcTGTAAAGCTGAATTTTCAGCAGATAGTGACTGATATAAGAGAGAAGATTGGGGGAGACTTGACTCctctaaaaactgtaaaaaacttGTACATCATAATGTACAAAGACCTGTGTCGCATATTTGGATCCAAATACGTGCTTCAGTTTGTGATGGAAAAGGGTGACGCGACTTTTGTAGCAGCCGTTGTGGAGCTATTAAAAGCAGAGCTAAAAGCATCGAGCGGCTCCGGTCACGCGCTGAGACGTTTAGAAAGTAACAAAAGCGTTTCTCCAGCCAGTGAGAACAAAACGCAACAATCTGCCAGTGAGGACAACGCACAAAATGGATCCACAGGTTCCCAGAAAGACAGGCCGAGAAACTGTGTCGTTAGGGCCCTCGCTTCTTTTTGTAGCTCTTTGAGGAGGCTGTTCAGAAACAGAGTGACAGAGTGA